The segment ATTGCTTCTTGACATCCAAGGATTTTATAGCATTTTCTTGCTGGCAAAGTGATCAACTGGTCTGTTGGTGTTGTCCTTCATCCATTATCTACATGTCTTATCTGTGCAACGCCATGGgttgctgtagccaatcccaaCTGACAAGGCCAGGGCAAGGGCACAACCCTTCCATCACAGGGCTGGCATAAAGGGAGACTCCCACTCATGCCTGCATGTTGgatgaaatgcatgaaatgcATAGAGAACACGTAgactccatacagaaaggcaccaggccCGGGTTTCAAACCCATAACCTTTTGCTGAAAGGCAACAGTGCCACCATGCTATCCCATTTGGTGTTCTGCAGGTGATACAACAACTTTGGATGGTGGGCCAAAGTGGGCTGTTCTTGAGGTACCTCAGTGTGGTGACTGCAtagctgacattttaaaattttatacattgtgacagtttatttaacGCATAGTTTCTGAATTCAGCTTCTGTGCATTTCTCCATGGACTGAGcactttcacagtattaataAGGCACTTGTATCTGctttaaaacatttacaatCTTCCTGTCTttaatatgggacctttaaatcaaGGTATGTGCCAAGGAACAGGCAGGGACTATGGCTCTAACATTATTAAGCACATCATTTTTTGTAAGTTATGGGTTGCAGCTTGCTGAAGATGCAGAATGAGTAGAGGTAGTGTATCTGTGGAATTAAAACATGCAGTAAGACAAAAATCTATTTCTTTGAGTATGGTTGATGGTATGAGAGAGAAACGACAGATTAATTGCCAAACAGATTTGCACAATAAGACTGCATTAGGATGTGTTTATAATATGCACGCATTGGAGTGTTGAGATATTAAACTTTAAAGAACATAAGAATTATACTAATAAAGAAATTTCTTCCTGAATTCAACTATGCTGTGaccgggggaaaaaaaatccatgagaAACAATAAACAGGGATCTGTAGATGTAAAATTTATGAAGCAATGAATCTAAAAAAGTGCAAAGGAAACTTCACCACACAGTGCTCTATAAGCATGGGTGTTCTTACAAGGTAGCTCCAGTCCTGTGTGTCCTGTGGTGTTGCGCACACATGGCGGGGAGTGTCTTCCATCAGCCATGTCAGACTCAGAACACTGAGCTTCACCATGAATCACAGCCAGACCTAAACGCAGCCGCTCTGCATAGGACTGAGccctgaaagcagaaaaaacagggaaaatTCGGTGgcatacaaaacacatttgaatgaGTGGACAGTTCAGCCATGATGCAATATGTGTATTTTTACCTCttagctgctgctggagactTCGCCACTATAATAGCATTTCGGTAATCAGGaatctgacagaaaaaaggaaaacaggcgTCAAAGGTTACAACAGAGTGATACACTGATTATGTGTACAAGTGTAGTTGACAACAGCTACCCGCCTTAGTTTTCACAGAGGCACAGAGGCAAGACAACGCAGCTAGCTTACGGTTTCTTGTGCGACACTTCCAGTCCAGCACTCTTCACCACTGTGTAGCTATTAGCTAACTTGTGTCTACCGCAGCTACAAagagatttttgtgttttgttttatttatttatttttggttaaGTAATGGCGTCAAGGAAAACCCGGGTCTCTTGTGTGTTTAGGGGCTATAATAATAACTGGTATGAACGCAAAGTTTACTTAGAAGGGGAGTGTTTCAAACATCGGCCGCATACgagagctgaatgtggatgTAAGCCGCAATATGATCTGCTTCCTCCGCCGAAAGACGATAAATCCCTTTGCCTGTGGTTCATCCATGATGATGCTGAGTAAAAATGGAAATCTCATTTTAGGCAAAAAACGTcatgtccactttttttttttaatctagctACAGACCATTGTGCCTTGATTGTGCTATCATATTTACATATgatatacataaatacataatatgtatgtttacattaactacacaattacaatttatgatTATATTTCAAGAAGTGAATGGTACCAAGCGATTTTCAGAGTATACAATTACACATTCAACttgatattaaataaaatttcttctcattttcaagtaTCAATTGAGTTTTTATATCATGCGTGACTGCAGGAACAACCGGCCGATGTATTAAGGACCCTGGCAGAGTGGAGGTCAGCTTTGTACTGGAACTGGTACTGTCAGTCGGTAAGCGTCTGAGGATGTGGTACCAGCATcccatcatgttttttttacgGTTTCTTTATAGTGCACCCACGACACTGTTGATCAACATTAGCTTGCACCGTTAGCTCCGGTAAGGGAAAGCGGCTGACCGGAAGTgtcgcacaaaaaaaaaaacaaaaaacagaagtttGTCACTATTTACTTccgtgtttgaaaataaggtgGATACCTAAAAACATACTATAAAAATTGGAATAAGATTATCACCTCCTCTTGGATGTACTGAATCAAAAAAGGGGAGGCACGCAAGTTGTCCACTGGAAAACTGAAAAAGCCTTGGATCTCCTTCTGATGCAAATCCATGGTGATGATGTGTGTCAATCCTGTGGGGTAAAATACAAGCAAGTAGTGAAGCCTTGTTCACAGTCAACAATTCAAATTGTTTTCATCTTGAGACATGAGACCCACTCTGTGCAAACAGATTTAAATGCAAATCTTGTTGTGTTTACCTGCTTTAGCTAGCATTGAGGCTAACAACTTGCACACTATTGAGCCCCTCTTTCTCATCTTGCACTGTTTGCTGTAGGGGAAGTATGGAATCACTCCAATGATGTTCTTTGCACAGGAGGTCTTAAGTGCATAAGCCATAACCAGCAGCTCCATGATGGCTGTGTTGACATCTCTAGATATAGGAAAATCAGTGAGAACAGTACATAATGTAAATAAGTGGCAGCAATAAAAACCCATGTCTCTCTTTACTCACCTTGGTATTGTCTGGATGATAAAGATAGTTTGTCCACGGACAGATTCTTTCACATCAACTCTCGTCTCTGTCCatacaaaaacataatacaGTAATACATTTAGATATCCCAATCATCCCTTTCAAGATTTAGATTCTACTAAGGAAATATTCAAGGTTTAAGGTTGATTTAGTGCCATTTGAATGCCTacatatgaaatgaaatttaaagcAAGAAATGTTTTGGTTGAGTTTCTGTTTTAGTCCGTTTATGACATTGAATTTACTTACAtgcctttatttcctttttagtACTTTCTGTAACCCCGCCTTGGACAAATTCTTCATTATTGACACAGTGATAAAGTTTTCATGATTGATAAACAAATTTCATAAGCACATTTTACATGAGCACTGTAGGCTATGCAGATCTGCATGTTATGACATAAAGATTAATTTCTGAAATAAAGATAGTGAAGCTTCTTTCCTGAATCACATTCATTCCACCTCAGCCTTCAAAAATTAATGCCCCTCTCCTCAAATAATCATTACCCAACAGACATTTTTTCAAGAAATTGAGGATACTGATCAAATCAAGCTTATGTAGAAGTTGTAACATGACCAATCTGCATCATATGGAGTATGTTTGTAAAAGTAACACTGTAGTTGTTGTAAGTTCTATCAGAGTATCCAGAGAAacgtcatttaaaaaaatatttactgctTAGTTTACCATTATTcataatctaaataaataatgttacTAGCTATCATTTTACCAAAGTTCTATATGTTGTAACATAACAGTTCCCATCAAGACTCGCTGTGTGtcatcctccttctctttctgtatTTCTCTCTGCCGTAATTGCAAAGTGCTTGCTCTTTGTAAGAACTGTTGGGTCTAGACCTGAGATCATCTGTGACGTGAGCTGGGCCTATGTACTTGACGTGATGTTGCCCTCACCTCTGTTGGGTTCCTGAAAGACTACAGACTTCCCCAGCTCAACTCCCAGCCTCCTGGAAAAGAAGAGCGTAGAGATTACAACTACAATATGGCCACGAGTCAAATGCAATGATTTCACGATGCTGCCAGCTGCAGTATCTCACACACTGACCAACATGAGGCGTCTATCACATCAtcaattcattctttttttttattattattatttttagattgCTGGCTCCTCAGAGCATCCAATAGCAGCTGCATACACTTACACATCATTACACTATAGCTCTTCTCAGCTAATACCATCTGTAGTAACcacagctaaataaataatacattttaataattcataagGCAGATCCTTTAACATGCTTTGACAGATAGTTGAACATTATCTTCGAGCTCAAATGTCTTGGTGTGTAGACGTAAAACAGATCAATGGCCAAGACCTTAATCGGCAGGAATGATGGAAAATACAACTATATAATACTCACTCAGTTATCTTCTTGGCTAGTTCTGTGCATGCCGCGGACGAATTAGCAGAAAAGACGCGGTAACCACTTTTGGGGACATTCATCGTGGTGCTGGTTTGCAGCGGCCGCCGACCAATGAGTCTGTTTCCGATCTTCCGCCTGTGACGCCGCTGCCGTTAGCTAACCAGCTAGCCAAGCTAGCGCACACTTGGCAGCCGAGTGAGATAGTATCACTAAATAACCTTCGGTGCTCGACACGGGCTTTGCTTTAGCATAGCAATGAATTACACAGTcgttattgtttttctgtgagttTGCTGCAAAGTCGGTTTGTTGGCAGCTAAATCACAGACACCTGTCACTCAGGTAGCTCTCACTGTAGCATACCCCCAGTGCGCACTCTACGGAAGCCTCGCAGGTTCAAACTCACCGGGTGCGCTTTTGGGTTGCTACCGTTTTAAAGGAGTAGCATTGAGCgcgattgattttttttttcaatgttaattATTTGCTGATATACAaacaattagatttttttcaattgaataaaagcagcaacatgacaaatacatagagaaacaattttttttacaattctTGCATTCATTATTACATTAGTAAAAGCATACATACAAGTTCGAACATAAGCACATCATAATTTCCCCATCAAGCAAAGTGACTGATCTTTTATCAAAAGATAATTATTGTTGATGTATCAATGCATGTGTGTAAAACGGAATCATcacagtagattttttttataatgaatgaatagaGAGCAATATAAGTACAGGAGTAAATACACCTATTACGTGGATCAAGACAGTTAAGTGATGGTAATTCAATGTCACCAGCCTAGTTGATACACCAGACAATCATAAAAAACACCTGTTGGAATACTTGGTGTcataaattatttataaatacCAAAACATTCCCGGCAGcaccaaaaaaataatgttaCTCCAACTCTCCACTGGGTGTCACTGCTCATTTGCCCTGTATCTGCTGAGTGCAGTTCTGCGTTTGGGATTTGTTTCATGTTGACCATCTGTTTTTGATTCTTAGGAGACTGGGTCAAAAGTATAGCATAAATATTGCGCATACTCTGGAGTAGGTGTTTGCTGAGGTGGGTGTAGACAGCGGACGCAAtcataaaatattataaattctAACGTAGAAACTAAAAACCAAACAGACTAGACAGTGCTGATCTACAATCATTGACCAACTCTCCTTTATCACCTGAGCCACAACAACCTTGACCAACCAGATTAATGATCAAAAACATGTGCTATGAGCGCCCTAATATATGAACTCCCATTTTACTGTATTATGcttatttgatgttttgtttcatttattatttttgacctTGAATAACATTCACCATTAACCAAAGTTATAATATTTAAAGTATATGTTGGCGTAATAACTGACATAAGGCTGCTTAAAATAGttattttgcaaaataaaaatacaaaatatgagATGCATCAGTGCCAGAAATTATGCCTCTGTTATGTCCAGGTTTTACACCTTTTGACTGTGGCAATATTTAACACGAGTGCCTTGTTGCAAAGCAATAAATGTCACCTCAGTTGTAGCCTATCTTATATCTTTGTGATATGTGTCCTTGGACTACTcctttgtgtgcttttctttgacAGTTAACTCACAGATTCCTGACTAATTGGCCCATTTAGGAAATTTGAACAAGCACAATGTCAAGTTTTCAGCTGTGACAACACAGGCATGATACAATAACCAAGTGCTCTGAAAAACGTGTATGTGTTTGAACAACAACAGTAGGGTGGAGTTGTGTGGCTCCtaaatacactgaaataatCAGTATTCCATTAGAAGAACAGAAAAGACCCACATGAACAGTGGCCTGGCCTATTTTTTCTGGATGTAACACTTCTTTTCACTAAGTTAAGTGATTTAAATGTTAACGTTGAGAAGGTTTTGTGAGAACTTCAATATCACTTCAGGTTTATCCCCTGGAGTGTTCAGCATGGTGACTGGAAGGAAAGGTCAGTGTGTTCCCTTAtcttatttcaaattaataaccttacattgcattgcattgcatgTATTACATATTTGACTCTCATATGAAGGATTTGTCTTCTGGCTCATCGTGTTTTCATCAAAGACCACTTAAGAAGGTGAGGTGggaagagggagacagaaagagagagagggaagggagcGTGTAAAGGAGAGTACAGAGGCTCCTccttgttctctgtgtgtgtttcatgtgttttttttttttttggttttttttccagcctgttCCTACACTCGCTCAGCAGAGATTCAGGGGTGGAGAGCAAAGATTTTCACCAGGAGAAGGCAGGCAgggaaatttattttctttctctctttcatctggcaagagaggaaaagggtAGCAATATAGTGTTTATTTTGGGGGAGGGGTACTCTCATCAGCCCTGCCTTCTGCACGAGTTCAATTCAGCACAACTGTGTTCCTAGACGGAGAGGATGCAGGGAGAGGGTGAGGTGGCCCACCTGGACAAACCAAGCCCACTGACTGAGAAGGAGAGGGTGATGATCCAGGACTCCTGGACAAAAGTCTACCAGAACTGTGATGATGTTGGAGTGGCCATACTGGTCAGGTATTTCTCTCTGTAGTTAAACTCTCCTGTTTGCAATGTTTTGACGCAGGTAAAGAATTGAGATTGTAAAATACTTCAGTATTAAAATACATAGATATAAGTTAATATAATTAAATTGAATATACATATAATAAGGCAGGAATACAAGACAGAAAGGTGCATTATATTTAAGCTTTTTTAATATTCAGCACAATTTCTGTGGTTGTGTATTTACTCAAACAATGCTTACTGATACTGATCACCGCTGCACATCCCACAAAACATTATGCATACCatccagtttctgttttaagaacttttcatcattttcatccttACCTGTAAAACTTGAATTGGTTGTCTGGTGATAAGGTCACAGCATTTTGCTTCTTTCCCCCTCTGCACTGCACCTGCTGGAGGCAAAGGGCCCACTGATGTCTTTCTGTCACTCAGAATTCAACCAATGCTAAGTCTAAATAATGACTTCCACAGTTCCAAcatttccacagccagtcatATTTCTGCTTGTGATATTCTCACCTCTGCCTTTTCTTAAACCTATTCTTCaaacagcagatgaaaagagTAAACATTATAATCCATCCCACAGGCATCTTTGGCTCTGAAAGGGCTCCCTCCCTTCCAGGGCAGGTCATGTTTTGAATGCCTGTATAGAGAGCCAGGCAACCTACAGCAGTATGACTCCATCACTGGCAGTCAGACATTCAGAGCAACCCTCTTTTCCTGGAAAACAGGGGATGACAGAGACTTCTATCACCATTTTAAgtctgtaacttttttttttcatcagtccaTTGTACCTAATCAGCGTGCAGTGTGGTGGAAGATTTCTGCACTTgacctttgtttgttttccctcccAAATGTTACTGCTGGAATCcatgaacaaaaacagctgGTAATCTGAAACATCTGAATATAGTTGCCAAATATAAGTGTGAAGTCTTTGACAATTTTTCACGTGTGACAGTACAGCATGGCTCACTGCGCCTTTATAATCCTCCATGATTGCAGGGGCTGAAAGTTTAAAGGGAGATTTAGCAAAAACGCACAGGATAACTCATGAGCAGTCACCATCAGTGAAATAATGTATCCAGTCACCATTCAGTCATTTACGTATTTATGTATATTACTAATTATCAAGTAATTAGAATAATTTCACTCAGTATCGCCATATTTTCCCTCTCCACATTCCTTCACAGAGAACCCTACTCCTTCAGGAATTTGAGGAATGAGGGATCAATAAGCATGACCATGGTAAACTCTCCTTTTGGATGTAAGACCAGAGTCTGTCTAACTGATAAGATCTAAAGTAGTAAATTAAAGCAGTATGTGTTTGGAGTAAGACACTTTCTTTGTATTCTGTTCTTCATTTAGTTTTGAAGAACAGATAAGGAAGGATTAGGAATCCAATGAGCATATAAAATGCTAATGAGGCTATTTATATGCAACCACAGGTCATGCAATtacaagagagagagattaaacGCCATGGCTCCTCATTAGTTTGCAGTGAAACTAGGAATATTTTGCTCTCACCTCTTGCAGAAGCCCCTCCACCCAGAACTGAGAGATCAGGGTGCAACCTTCCACCCTCATACCTTTTTAAGGCACAAATAATATCTCGCCATATGCTTCAAGACCAACAAAAAAATGCTCATTTTATTGTGTTAGTTgttacaaagacagacagagatgggaCATCAGGATTAAACCAGATGCATTGGCCCTCTTCCCAGACTGTGGGAGGGGGTGAGTTTTTAACTTCTCTTTGCTAACTCTCCACAATACCTCAGAGGGTCAAACaggaataaaatcaaaagaaaatatctttGAACTATTTGCTGCAGAGGGAGCACAGTGTGAATCAGGTGAGATGTTCAAGGGAAATTTTTAAACTAGACCTGtaaacatggcaaaaaaaattaatatacTGTCTTCTCAGTAATACTAATAATTCCAGCTTTAAGCATAAAGCAAACAGAAGATGTGCTCAAGGTagcctgagtttttttttttcacgtatTCTTAACTAATACGTTTCACATTTTGTTCGACATTGCGAGATgctgggttgtttttttaaggcatGGAAGAAACCATGTATTCATAAGGTGAGCCACATGTTGTAACAGGAAAAAATTAGTGGAGTCACAGGCCAGATTTCTGTTAAATGATTTATCCCATAACACAGATAAGTGGATGCATGTTAAAGCTCACTTAAAACCTAAATTTGATGAGGCGGCTTTCGCATTTTCTTTACATAGAGGAACTTTCACCAGTTTTTagatatatacataaataacatCATATTTACATGTCTACACATTTATCAAAGCCAAAGCTGATACAGTTACGAAATCAAATTCCTCCCAGGCATTATCCGAGGCAGAACAAATCATTGTGTCAAGATTTACAGTTTCCGCTTCTTGAAATGTGATCTCTCCATGCATGTTATTATATAATCTCCTATAAGATAAAGCAAGGATAATGTAGATATAAGAGCTCAGCCTACCAGAAGAACACTTCAATTCAGTACTCAAACTGAATTAATAAGAATAGCACAGTCTTACACTTACAAGTCGCAACTTGTGTGTGATTTCATAATGTAATAGCCAACAATAATTTCATTGTTACTCTTCTTGAAAACTTTAAAATCTTAGGCAGTCAGttatttgactgtttttttttttacattttttaatatttgaaggTATAATATGCAGCACGCTCATCACAGAGCTGATGTTTACTTATGGTATGTTGCCAGACGTGGGTTTGAATGATGGAGCTGGTGCGTGCTGAAGGGCGATGAGATTAGTAGAGCTTCACAGCAGCTGCTAATACTCATATCCTTCATTTAACACTTACTCTCCTCTTTCATAGGCTGTTTGTGAACTTCCCTTCATCCAAGCAGTACTTCAGCCAGTTCAAGGACATCAAGGAGCCGGAGGAGCTGGAGCGGAGTGCTCAGCTTAAGAAGCACGCTCACAGAGTAATGAATTCCATCAATACACTGGTGGAGAGCCTCGACAACTCAGACAAGGTGGCCTCAGTGCTGCAACTGCTGGGCAAGGCCCACGCACTCCGACACAAGGTGGAGCCTGTGTACTTCAAGGTAAAGTGTGTGCGTAAAAGACAGACATGAGAACA is part of the Echeneis naucrates chromosome 8, fEcheNa1.1, whole genome shotgun sequence genome and harbors:
- the prpsap2 gene encoding phosphoribosyl pyrophosphate synthase-associated protein 2 isoform X3; the protein is MNVPKSGYRVFSANSSAACTELAKKITERLGVELGKSVVFQEPNRETRVDVKESVRGQTIFIIQTIPRDVNTAIMELLVMAYALKTSCAKNIIGVIPYFPYSKQCKMRKRGSIVCKLLASMLAKAGLTHIITMDLHQKEIQGFFSFPVDNLRASPFLIQYIQEEIPDYRNAIIVAKSPAAAKRAQSYAERLRLGLAVIHGEAQCSESDMADGRHSPPCVRNTTGHTGLELPLMMAKEKPPITVVGDVGGRIAIIVVVVTNTVPHEVQKLQCPKIKTVDVSMILAEAIRRIHNGESMAYLFRNIAVDD
- the prpsap2 gene encoding phosphoribosyl pyrophosphate synthase-associated protein 2 isoform X2; this encodes MNVPKSGYRVFSANSSAACTELAKKITERLGVELGKSVVFQEPNRETRVDVKESVRGQTIFIIQTIPRDVNTAIMELLVMAYALKTSCAKNIIGVIPYFPYSKQCKMRKRGSIVCKLLASMLAKAGLTHIITMDLHQKEIQGFFSFPVDNLRASPFLIQYIQEEIPDYRNAIIVAKSPAAAKRAQSYAERLRLGLAVIHGEAQCSESDMADGRHSPPCVRNTTGHTGLELPLMMAKEKPPITVVGDVGGRIAIIVDDIIDDVGDFVAAAEILKERGAYKIYIMATHGLLSADAPRLIEESAIDEVVVTNTVPHEVQKLQCPKIKTVDVSMILAEAIRRIHNGESMAYLFRNIAVDD
- the prpsap2 gene encoding phosphoribosyl pyrophosphate synthase-associated protein 2 isoform X1 — translated: MNVPKSGYRVFSANSSAACTELAKKITERLGVELGKSVVFQEPNRETRVDVKESVRGQTIFIIQTIPRDVNTAIMELLVMAYALKTSCAKNIIGVIPYFPYSKQCKMRKRGSIVCKLLASMLAKAGLTHIITMDLHQKEIQGFFSFPVDNLRASPFLIQYIQEEIPDYRNAIIVAKSPAAAKRAQSYAERLRLGLAVIHGEAQCSESDMADGRHSPPCVRNTTGHTGLELPSGKQQAPFPGIELPIMMAKEKPPITVVGDVGGRIAIIVDDIIDDVGDFVAAAEILKERGAYKIYIMATHGLLSADAPRLIEESAIDEVVVTNTVPHEVQKLQCPKIKTVDVSMILAEAIRRIHNGESMAYLFRNIAVDD
- the LOC115047494 gene encoding cytoglobin-1-like, which gives rise to MQGEGEVAHLDKPSPLTEKERVMIQDSWTKVYQNCDDVGVAILVRLFVNFPSSKQYFSQFKDIKEPEELERSAQLKKHAHRVMNSINTLVESLDNSDKVASVLQLLGKAHALRHKVEPVYFKILSGVILEVLGEEFPEVVTPEVAAAWTNFLAHVYCGITAVYEEVGWTKISTSTG